From a region of the Lactuca sativa cultivar Salinas chromosome 4, Lsat_Salinas_v11, whole genome shotgun sequence genome:
- the LOC111886804 gene encoding uncharacterized protein LOC111886804, with protein sequence MGNQDGGVVLCSTNPPMEMESYESSSSKGCDECKTNDFKYKCPGCSIRSCSLPCVKAHKQRTGCTGKRQQQTEFVPLSKFDDNLLLSDYSMLEDVKRIADSAKRMRMQICGKYYSGLSFPLKHLLKAAKNRRIRLFFLPTGMSKREANKTYYNNMKKSIFWTIELHFHSTNVKLIDHDVHEDSNLYSVIENHLKPGPINHPLKPFCVEPLESLRIFISKHPKQPRSPFRELDKNAPISEQLANLVIVEYPVIHVLLPSHIPDFKVVKDFVPQRVQPKSDPVNESQPGPKGVFFKEEEIKDVDSSDPHVVDLMNQSNSKTATLVDDVKNDDKDKDKDNKVGAVDLMSFDFDPELMDVYSHLISETNPDDFLDLDGLLYNEMQLQDKDKEGKFGGVKEELEEGEIPDSD encoded by the exons ATGGGAAATCAGGACGGAGGCGTAGTTCTTTGTAGCACAAACCCACCCATGGAAATGGAATCATACGAATCATCATCATCTAAAGGCTGCGACGAGTGTAAAACAAACGATTTCAAGTACAAATGCCCAGGTTGCTCCATCCGCTCTTGCAGTCTCCCTTGTGTCAAAGCTCACAAGCAACGCACTGGATGCACAGGCAAACGTCAACAACAGACAGAGTTCGTTCCTCTTTCAAAATTTGATGACAATCTCCTTCTCTCTG ATTACAGTATGCTGGAAGATGTGAAGAGAATAGCTGATTCCGCCAAGAGAATGAGAATGCAAATCTGTGGGAAATACTATAGTGGGCTTTCATTCCCTCTTAAACACTTGCTGAAAGCTGCCAAGAATAGGAGGATTAGACTTTTCTTCTTGCCAACTGGAATGTCAAAGAGGGAAGCCAACAAAACATACTACAACAACAT GAAGAAATCTATCTTTTGGACGATAGAATTGCACTTTCATTCAACCAATGTTAAGTTAATTGACCATGA TGTACATGAAGATTCAAATCTTTACTCGGTGATTGAAAACCATCTAAAACCTGGTCCAATAAATCATCCATTAAAGCCGTTTTGTGTTGAGCCTCTTGAATCTCTAAGAATTTTCATTAGTAAACACCCAAAG CAACCAAGATCACCATTTCGTGAGTTGGACAAAAACGCCCCCATAAGTGAACAGTTAGCCAATTTAGTGATTGTAGAGTACCCTGTGATTCACGTTTTACTTCCTTCACATATCCCTGATTTTAAAGTTGTTAAAGACTTTGTCCCACAAAGAGTGCAACCTAAGTCGGACccggtcaacgaaagtcaaccggGCCCGAAAGGCGTGTTctttaaggaagaagaaatcaAAGATGTAGATTCTTCAGATCCTCATGTTGTTGATCTCATGAATCAATCAAATAGCAAAACAGCGACTCTTGTTGATGATGTTAAGAATGATGATAAAGATAAAGATAAAGATAACAAAGTTGGAGCTGTTGACTTGATGAGTTTTGACTTTGACCCGGAATTGATGGATGTTTATTCTCATTTAATCTCTGAAACTAATCCTGATGATTTTCTTGATTTGGATGGTTTGTTGTATAATGAAATGCAACTTCAAGATAAAGATAAAGAGGGAAAGTTTGGAGGTGTGAAAGAAGAATTGGAGGAAGGAGAGATACCAGATTCAGACTAA